The following are encoded in a window of Ruminiclostridium herbifermentans genomic DNA:
- the efp gene encoding elongation factor P, whose protein sequence is MIVAGDFKNGVTFEYDNNIFQVVEFQHVKPGKGAAFVRCKLKNIVTGATVERTFSPTDKMPKAHIDRKDMQYLYKDEDLYYFMDVESYEQIPISKETIGDSLALVKENEIVRILSHKGNVFGIEPPTFVELEVTETDPGFKGDTATGATKPATVETGYVVKVPLFINVGDIIRIDTRTNEYMERVNK, encoded by the coding sequence ATGATAGTAGCTGGTGATTTTAAAAATGGTGTGACGTTTGAATATGATAATAACATATTCCAAGTGGTGGAATTCCAACACGTTAAGCCTGGAAAAGGAGCAGCTTTTGTAAGATGTAAGCTAAAAAATATTGTTACTGGTGCTACAGTTGAAAGAACTTTTAGCCCAACTGATAAAATGCCAAAGGCACACATTGATAGAAAAGATATGCAGTATCTTTATAAAGATGAAGATCTTTACTATTTCATGGATGTTGAATCATATGAGCAGATTCCAATAAGCAAGGAAACAATAGGTGATTCACTTGCTCTCGTTAAGGAAAATGAAATAGTTAGAATATTATCACATAAGGGAAATGTTTTTGGAATTGAGCCACCTACATTTGTTGAACTTGAAGTTACAGAAACAGATCCTGGCTTTAAGGGTGATACTGCTACAGGAGCAACTAAACCAGCTACTGTTGAAACTGGTTATGTTGTAAAGGTTCCATTATTTATTAATGTTGGAGATATAATCAGAATTGATACTAGAACAAATGAGTACATGGAAAGAGTAAACAAATAA
- a CDS encoding M24 family metallopeptidase, giving the protein MFDIDNLSLRLNTFRNKLKDLKIDGALITKRENYMYLSGFSGSSANLLITDKKAYLLTDFRYVEQAAKQAPLFEIVQHKSNILDTIYEIVNSEGIKKLGFEDQSVTYCQYKEYSEKLKNTELFSIGSVVDDLRAIKDEQEIEIINKAVEIADKAFEQVLKIIKPGITELDVAAELEYKMKKLGASGASFETIVASGIRSSMPHGIASEKKLELGDTITMDFGAMYNHYCSDMTRTVFLGQPKVEMIEIYKIVLNAQLTSEKGAIKGRTGKEVDKIARDIIYRNGYEGKFGHGLGHGLGLEIHESPRLSVGGDKVLENNMAVTIEPGIYVEGLGGVRIEDTIIIRDDNPRVLTKSAKEIIIL; this is encoded by the coding sequence ATGTTCGACATAGATAATTTATCTTTACGCTTGAATACATTTAGAAATAAACTTAAGGACTTAAAAATTGATGGGGCACTTATAACGAAAAGGGAAAATTATATGTACTTGTCAGGGTTTTCCGGTAGTTCTGCAAATTTGCTTATAACTGATAAAAAAGCATATTTACTTACTGATTTCAGATATGTTGAACAGGCAGCAAAGCAAGCACCATTATTTGAAATTGTTCAGCATAAGTCTAATATATTAGACACAATATATGAAATAGTTAATTCAGAAGGAATAAAGAAGCTTGGATTTGAAGACCAAAGTGTGACCTATTGTCAATACAAGGAATATTCTGAAAAGCTGAAAAATACGGAGTTATTTAGTATTGGCAGTGTTGTTGATGATTTGAGAGCCATCAAGGATGAGCAGGAAATAGAAATAATTAATAAGGCGGTAGAAATAGCAGATAAAGCATTTGAACAGGTTTTGAAAATTATAAAGCCTGGTATTACTGAATTGGATGTTGCAGCTGAATTGGAATATAAAATGAAAAAGCTGGGTGCTTCAGGTGCATCCTTTGAAACAATTGTGGCCTCTGGCATAAGATCATCAATGCCACATGGAATAGCATCTGAAAAGAAACTTGAACTAGGTGATACCATTACAATGGATTTTGGTGCTATGTACAATCATTATTGCTCGGATATGACTAGAACTGTTTTTTTAGGACAGCCTAAGGTAGAAATGATAGAAATTTATAAAATAGTCCTAAATGCACAGCTAACATCTGAAAAAGGAGCTATAAAAGGACGTACAGGAAAAGAAGTTGACAAAATAGCAAGAGACATTATATACAGAAATGGCTATGAAGGCAAATTCGGTCATGGCTTAGGTCATGGTTTGGGTTTGGAAATCCATGAAAGTCCAAGGCTGTCAGTGGGCGGCGATAAAGTTTTAGAAAACAATATGGCTGTTACAATTGAGCCTGGAATATATGTAGAAGGCTTAGGCGGTGTAAGGATTGAAGATACAATTATTATCAGGGATGACAATCCAAGGGTATTGACAAAGTCAGCAAAGGAAATAATAATATTATAG
- the aroQ gene encoding type II 3-dehydroquinate dehydratase has translation MKKVLVINGPNLNLLGVREKSVYGSETLLDIAKAVNDESLKLGLDTDFIQSNIEGEIIEKLHSARGVYDVVIINAAAYTHYSIAIRDAIKAIEIPAIEIHLSNIHSREEFRHTSVIAPVCVGQICGFGKMSYILALHAAANLQT, from the coding sequence ATGAAAAAAGTACTTGTAATAAATGGCCCCAATCTTAATTTGCTTGGGGTCAGAGAAAAGAGTGTTTATGGAAGCGAAACGCTTCTAGATATTGCTAAAGCGGTCAATGATGAATCTTTGAAGCTTGGGCTTGACACTGATTTTATTCAATCAAATATAGAGGGTGAAATAATAGAAAAGCTACACTCTGCAAGAGGTGTATATGACGTTGTTATTATAAATGCTGCAGCTTATACCCATTACAGTATAGCAATAAGAGATGCAATAAAAGCAATTGAAATACCAGCAATTGAAATACATCTTTCAAATATACATAGCAGAGAAGAATTCAGACATACATCTGTTATAGCACCAGTTTGCGTGGGTCAGATATGTGGCTTTGGAAAAATGAGTTATATTCTGGCACTACATGCGGCAGCAAATTTGCAGACATAA
- a CDS encoding RrF2 family transcriptional regulator: protein MKVSTKGRYGLKAVVDLAINQDNGMISIKSIAQRQGISENYLEQLFASLKKSAIIKSVRGAQGGYMLARPADRITVGDVLRSLEGALCPVECMDFEYPTECEKSETCVTAPVWAKLRDKVNEVVDSIKISDLVKDYEIKTKKVSK, encoded by the coding sequence TTGAAGGTATCAACAAAAGGAAGATACGGCCTTAAAGCCGTTGTAGACTTAGCTATAAATCAGGATAATGGAATGATATCCATAAAGAGTATTGCTCAAAGACAAGGTATTTCAGAAAATTATCTTGAGCAGCTTTTCGCTTCATTGAAAAAGTCTGCAATAATTAAAAGTGTCAGGGGTGCTCAGGGCGGTTATATGCTTGCAAGACCTGCTGACAGGATAACTGTTGGAGATGTTTTAAGATCACTTGAAGGAGCACTTTGTCCTGTAGAATGTATGGATTTTGAATATCCCACTGAATGTGAGAAATCTGAAACATGCGTAACTGCTCCAGTTTGGGCAAAATTACGTGACAAGGTTAATGAGGTGGTAGATTCAATAAAAATCAGTGATCTTGTGAAAGATTATGAAATTAAGACAAAAAAAGTTTCTAAGTAG
- a CDS encoding CD1247 N-terminal domain-containing protein: MSYISERVAFIKGLAEGMKIDDSTNEGKLLNAIIDVLDDISLAIEDIEEIQDEMSEQVDGIDEDLAELEKVVYDDEDLEFEEVECPYCGEIIEVDLDMIDEDAETIECPHCHEKIELEWDCDCGDDDCGCGCDCDHEEE, from the coding sequence ATGAGCTATATTAGCGAAAGAGTAGCTTTCATCAAAGGTTTGGCAGAGGGTATGAAAATTGACGATTCAACAAATGAGGGTAAATTGCTGAATGCAATCATTGATGTTTTGGATGATATTTCTCTTGCAATTGAGGATATTGAGGAAATTCAGGACGAAATGAGCGAACAGGTTGACGGCATTGATGAGGATCTTGCTGAGCTTGAAAAAGTGGTATATGATGACGAAGATCTAGAATTTGAAGAAGTTGAATGCCCATACTGCGGTGAGATAATAGAAGTAGATCTTGACATGATTGATGAAGATGCTGAAACAATTGAATGTCCCCATTGCCATGAAAAGATTGAGTTAGAGTGGGATTGTGACTGTGGTGATGATGATTGCGGTTGCGGTTGTGACTGTGATCATGAAGAAGAATAA
- the nifU gene encoding Fe-S cluster assembly scaffold protein NifU, translating into MYSEKVMDHFTNPRNVGEIEDANGIGQVGNAKCGDIMKMYLKIEDNIIVDAKFKTFGCGAAVATSSMATELVKGKTVEEAMKITNKAVAEALDGLPPAKMHCSNLAEEAIAAALEDYRRNIGEASNETVDCTGCCNSCGHSHGREEDFDEE; encoded by the coding sequence ATGTATAGTGAAAAGGTTATGGATCATTTTACAAATCCAAGAAATGTTGGAGAAATAGAAGATGCAAACGGCATAGGTCAAGTTGGAAATGCAAAATGCGGCGACATTATGAAAATGTATTTAAAAATAGAGGATAATATAATAGTTGATGCGAAATTCAAGACTTTTGGCTGTGGAGCAGCTGTAGCAACAAGCAGTATGGCTACTGAACTTGTAAAAGGCAAAACCGTTGAGGAAGCTATGAAAATAACAAACAAGGCTGTTGCAGAAGCATTAGATGGTTTGCCACCAGCAAAAATGCATTGTTCAAATCTTGCTGAGGAAGCAATAGCAGCAGCACTGGAGGACTATAGGAGAAATATAGGTGAAGCTTCAAATGAAACTGTAGATTGTACAGGTTGTTGTAATAGCTGTGGGCATAGTCATGGACGTGAGGAAGATTTTGACGAGGAATAG
- a CDS encoding TIM barrel protein, whose protein sequence is MIRFGPSGNSDSFYEQGYKNSYQMPQWLAAMGLNAYEYSCSKGVNIKETTAVEIGNEAKKHDIYLSIHAPYYISMASEEADKREKSKKYILDTLMVAKWMEAKRIVVHCGAYSKVDKRWALDTAKHVLKETIELADAAGFGDIHICPEVLGKQNQLGTLEEILELCQLDERIIPTIDFGHIHARGLGVLNSEEDFIGIIDSIENAIGAERAKNIHCHFSRIEYTKGGEKRHWNFEDREFGPNFEHLAPVLIKRDMEPVIICESRGKMAEDALEMKKIYEGIKSV, encoded by the coding sequence ATGATAAGATTCGGACCATCAGGAAACTCAGACAGCTTTTATGAACAGGGCTACAAAAACTCTTATCAAATGCCCCAGTGGCTTGCTGCAATGGGTTTAAATGCATATGAATATTCATGTAGTAAAGGTGTTAATATTAAAGAGACAACCGCTGTTGAGATTGGAAATGAAGCCAAGAAGCATGACATTTATTTAAGCATCCATGCACCATATTATATAAGTATGGCAAGTGAGGAAGCTGATAAGAGGGAAAAATCTAAAAAGTACATTTTAGATACTCTTATGGTTGCTAAATGGATGGAGGCAAAAAGGATAGTTGTTCATTGCGGAGCCTATAGCAAGGTGGATAAAAGGTGGGCGTTAGATACAGCAAAGCATGTCTTGAAAGAAACGATAGAATTAGCAGATGCAGCTGGATTTGGAGATATTCACATATGTCCTGAGGTTTTAGGAAAACAGAACCAATTGGGAACACTTGAGGAAATACTAGAATTATGTCAATTAGATGAAAGAATTATTCCAACCATTGATTTTGGCCATATTCATGCCAGAGGTCTTGGAGTTCTTAATTCAGAAGAGGATTTTATTGGCATTATTGATTCAATTGAAAATGCCATTGGAGCAGAAAGAGCAAAAAATATACACTGCCATTTTAGCAGAATAGAATATACAAAGGGCGGTGAGAAAAGGCACTGGAATTTTGAAGACAGAGAGTTTGGTCCCAATTTTGAACATTTGGCTCCAGTGTTAATTAAAAGAGATATGGAGCCAGTAATTATCTGTGAATCAAGAGGTAAGATGGCTGAGGATGCGTTAGAAATGAAGAAAATTTATGAAGGGATAAAAAGTGTATGA
- a CDS encoding YkuS family protein: MIVAVQSMRSGIADQLKQRGYTVVDLYTYSKPIDAVVYEGNKFDFSAITEENTSATMGVNNSSSYGVFIVCSNGKSIDEIDYMLRTRCYSSFI; the protein is encoded by the coding sequence ATGATTGTTGCAGTTCAATCAATGCGCTCAGGTATTGCTGACCAGCTAAAGCAAAGAGGATATACAGTTGTTGATTTATACACTTATTCAAAACCTATAGATGCAGTGGTTTATGAAGGAAATAAATTTGATTTTTCAGCCATTACTGAAGAAAATACTAGTGCAACTATGGGGGTAAATAACAGTTCTAGCTATGGCGTTTTTATAGTCTGTTCAAATGGAAAAAGTATTGATGAAATAGATTATATGCTTAGAACTAGGTGTTATAGTTCATTTATATGA
- a CDS encoding CRISPR-associated protein, producing MFLNLTNHPHSNWSEKQTSYAKAYGEIVDMPFPEISPHLSREGIEALAQDYLTKIIALKPKAVLLQGEMTFTFCLTKLLQNSGIKVLAACSERVTSEKVDSEGKTVRLSTFEFVQFREY from the coding sequence ATGTTCCTTAACCTTACAAACCACCCTCACTCAAACTGGAGTGAAAAGCAAACATCATATGCAAAAGCTTATGGTGAAATAGTTGATATGCCATTTCCTGAGATTTCACCGCATTTGTCACGTGAGGGCATTGAAGCTTTAGCACAGGATTATTTGACTAAAATTATTGCTTTAAAGCCCAAAGCGGTTTTGCTTCAAGGTGAAATGACCTTTACATTTTGTCTTACAAAATTGCTACAAAACTCAGGAATTAAAGTATTGGCAGCATGTTCTGAGCGTGTTACTTCTGAAAAAGTAGATTCAGAAGGCAAAACTGTTAGGCTTTCCACTTTTGAATTTGTTCAATTCAGAGAATATTAA
- the nifS gene encoding cysteine desulfurase NifS: MGNKTIYLDHAATTYVKPEVFDAMKPYFCEYFGNASSIYSIGRESKKAVEEAREKVAKAIGAQPREIYFTGSGSEADNWALKGIAAAYKKKGNHIITSVIEHPAILNTCKYLEGEGFEITYLPVDEDGLVSLEDVRNSIKDSTILISIMFANNEIGTIQPIQEIGAIAREKGVLFHTDAVQAVGNIPIDVEKLNVDLLSLSGHKFYGPKGIGALYIKKGVKIASLIHGGQQERGKRASTENIPNIVGLGKAIELATENMEKYNKKLIDLREKTIEGLMAKVPYIKLNGHRTQRLPGNVNFSFQFIEGESLLLMLDMKGICGSSGSACSSGSLDPSHVLLAIGLSHEIAHGSLRLSFGDENTEEDVEFILEEIPKIVSRLRDMSPLYEAVKNKQKV, encoded by the coding sequence ATGGGAAATAAAACAATTTACTTAGATCATGCTGCAACCACATATGTAAAACCTGAAGTATTTGACGCTATGAAGCCATATTTTTGCGAATATTTCGGCAATGCTTCATCAATATATAGCATTGGCCGTGAAAGCAAGAAGGCAGTTGAAGAAGCACGTGAAAAGGTTGCGAAAGCAATAGGTGCTCAGCCACGGGAAATTTATTTTACAGGTTCGGGAAGTGAAGCAGATAACTGGGCATTAAAAGGTATTGCTGCAGCTTATAAGAAAAAGGGTAATCATATTATAACATCAGTAATCGAGCATCCTGCTATTCTTAATACTTGTAAGTACCTTGAAGGTGAAGGGTTTGAGATTACATATCTTCCAGTTGATGAAGATGGTCTTGTATCTTTGGAAGATGTGAGAAATTCAATAAAGGATAGCACTATTCTTATCAGCATTATGTTCGCTAATAACGAGATTGGTACTATTCAGCCAATTCAGGAAATAGGAGCAATTGCACGTGAAAAGGGTGTTTTATTCCATACTGATGCAGTACAGGCAGTAGGAAATATTCCAATTGATGTTGAAAAACTGAATGTAGACTTATTATCATTATCTGGCCATAAATTCTATGGACCTAAAGGAATTGGTGCATTATATATTAAAAAAGGTGTAAAGATTGCATCATTAATTCATGGAGGACAACAAGAAAGAGGAAAAAGAGCAAGTACTGAAAATATTCCAAATATTGTTGGTTTAGGTAAAGCAATTGAGTTAGCAACAGAAAATATGGAAAAATACAATAAAAAACTTATAGACTTAAGAGAAAAGACAATTGAAGGTCTTATGGCAAAAGTACCGTATATCAAGCTCAATGGTCATAGAACTCAGAGACTGCCAGGTAATGTGAATTTTTCCTTCCAGTTTATTGAAGGAGAGTCCTTATTACTAATGCTTGATATGAAAGGAATATGTGGTTCAAGTGGTTCAGCTTGCTCATCAGGCTCACTAGATCCTTCCCATGTTTTGCTGGCTATTGGACTTTCCCATGAGATAGCTCATGGCTCCTTAAGATTGAGTTTTGGTGATGAAAATACAGAAGAAGATGTTGAGTTCATATTAGAGGAGATACCAAAAATTGTTTCGAGACTTAGAGATATGTCACCTCTTTATGAGGCAGTTAAAAATAAACAAAAAGTATAA
- the mnmA gene encoding tRNA 2-thiouridine(34) synthase MnmA has protein sequence MGSKKVMVGMSGGVDSSVAAAILLQQGYEVIGVTLQIWQDMDEETQKSEGGCCSLSAVDDARRVANKLGIPYYVLNFKDIFNKSVIDYFKEEYFKGRTPNPCIACNRHVKWQAMLDKAVSMGIDYIATGHYAKVLFDKETNRYVLKKSVTDRKDQTYALYNLTQEQLSRTLMPIGDYSKDEIRNMAKEIGLSVATKPDSQEICFISDNDYGKFLSENCDKKIIPGKFVDTKGNVLGDHKGIVHYTVGQRKGLGIAFGKPMFVVALDAENNTVVLGDDREVFSSELTASDLNFISVEKPYDGMRVGAKIRYSSKEAPATIYVLDNDKVRVVFDEPQRAITPGQAVVFYDGDVVVGGGTID, from the coding sequence ATGGGCTCAAAAAAAGTTATGGTAGGTATGAGCGGCGGCGTAGATAGTTCTGTAGCTGCCGCCATTTTATTGCAGCAGGGTTATGAGGTTATTGGGGTAACACTTCAAATATGGCAGGATATGGATGAAGAAACGCAAAAATCTGAAGGGGGCTGCTGCTCCTTATCAGCAGTAGATGATGCACGCAGAGTTGCAAACAAGCTTGGAATACCCTATTATGTACTTAATTTTAAGGATATTTTTAATAAAAGTGTTATAGATTATTTTAAAGAGGAGTATTTCAAGGGGCGTACACCAAATCCTTGTATTGCCTGTAATAGACATGTTAAGTGGCAAGCAATGCTGGATAAAGCAGTTTCTATGGGTATAGACTATATTGCTACTGGTCATTATGCGAAGGTTTTATTTGATAAGGAAACTAATAGATATGTTCTTAAAAAGTCTGTTACTGACAGAAAAGATCAGACTTATGCACTATACAATTTGACACAGGAGCAGCTAAGCAGAACTTTAATGCCAATTGGAGACTATTCAAAGGACGAAATAAGAAATATGGCAAAGGAAATAGGGCTATCTGTAGCAACAAAACCAGATAGTCAGGAGATTTGCTTTATTTCTGACAATGACTATGGAAAATTTCTCAGTGAGAATTGTGATAAAAAGATTATACCAGGCAAATTTGTTGATACCAAAGGAAATGTTTTGGGCGATCATAAGGGTATAGTTCATTATACAGTTGGACAGAGAAAAGGCCTTGGAATAGCCTTTGGCAAGCCAATGTTTGTTGTGGCACTGGATGCTGAAAACAATACTGTTGTATTAGGCGATGATAGAGAAGTATTTTCTAGTGAACTTACTGCATCAGACCTAAACTTTATTTCTGTAGAAAAACCATATGACGGCATGAGAGTTGGAGCAAAGATTAGGTACTCATCAAAGGAAGCGCCAGCAACTATATATGTTCTCGATAATGATAAAGTAAGAGTGGTATTTGATGAACCTCAAAGGGCTATCACTCCAGGGCAGGCTGTAGTTTTTTATGATGGTGATGTTGTTGTAGGCGGAGGTACTATTGACTGA
- a CDS encoding asparagine synthase, producing MREGLIPTVLGTAVTATGVALRGYDMKKRGMTKRDTTVAIGAGVLGFGLAHVVLGSIDLIKK from the coding sequence ATGCGTGAAGGACTAATTCCTACAGTTTTAGGTACAGCAGTTACAGCTACAGGTGTGGCTTTGCGAGGTTATGACATGAAAAAACGTGGAATGACTAAGCGAGATACAACGGTTGCAATTGGTGCTGGTGTACTAGGATTTGGATTGGCACACGTAGTATTAGGTTCCATAGATTTAATTAAGAAGTAG
- a CDS encoding aminopeptidase — protein sequence MSEEKSQAELLKESLSYEIKNAWEQSDDSQIRKAFDLCENYKVYLDKGKTEREFSTLVEKELIKAGYHNLQELFKQRKKLSKGDKVYYVNKKKSVAFAIIGQKPLTEGINMVGAHIDSPRIDIKQNPLYEDSGLVLLKTHYYGGIKKYQWVTIPFSLHGVVIKADGTSVEVCIGEDENDPVFTITDLLPHLAQNQMQKKATEVISGEGLNLLLGSRPYNDKKVKDKVKLNILKILNDKYGIVEEDFLSAELEAVPSFKAKDIGLDRSMIGAYGQDDRVCAFTCVKAMLDAKPSDKTALCILTDKEEIGSMGNTGAQSNFLKSFISKLLYLTSESYSDVLMNICLENSNMLSADVNSGVDPSYADVNDKMNASFLGNGVVVQKYTGSRGKYDASDANAEYMGMIRKLFNENKIIWHTAELGKVDQGGGGTIAQHVANLGVDVIDCGVPILSMHSPMEITSKIDVYMCYLAMKVFLESK from the coding sequence ATGAGTGAAGAAAAGTCACAGGCAGAATTGTTAAAAGAAAGTTTATCCTATGAGATTAAAAATGCTTGGGAACAGAGTGATGACAGTCAAATAAGAAAGGCATTTGACCTATGCGAAAATTATAAGGTCTACTTAGACAAGGGTAAAACAGAGAGAGAGTTTTCTACTCTAGTTGAAAAGGAATTAATAAAGGCTGGATATCATAATTTACAGGAATTATTTAAACAACGTAAAAAGCTAAGTAAAGGTGACAAGGTTTACTATGTTAACAAGAAAAAGTCTGTTGCTTTTGCTATTATTGGACAAAAGCCTTTGACAGAAGGCATTAATATGGTGGGTGCTCATATTGATTCACCTAGAATTGATATAAAGCAAAATCCGTTATATGAGGATTCAGGACTTGTACTGCTGAAAACTCATTACTATGGAGGAATAAAAAAATATCAATGGGTTACAATTCCATTTTCTCTTCATGGTGTAGTTATTAAAGCAGATGGAACAAGTGTTGAAGTTTGCATAGGTGAGGATGAAAATGACCCAGTATTTACAATTACTGATTTGCTTCCACATCTTGCTCAGAATCAGATGCAAAAGAAGGCAACTGAAGTTATTAGCGGTGAGGGACTCAATCTTTTATTGGGCTCTAGACCGTATAATGACAAAAAAGTTAAGGATAAAGTGAAATTAAATATTTTGAAAATACTTAATGATAAATATGGCATAGTTGAAGAAGATTTTCTTTCAGCTGAACTTGAGGCTGTACCTAGCTTTAAAGCAAAGGATATAGGACTTGACAGAAGTATGATAGGTGCATATGGTCAAGATGACAGGGTTTGTGCCTTCACATGTGTAAAGGCTATGCTAGATGCTAAGCCATCAGATAAGACTGCATTATGTATTCTGACAGATAAAGAAGAAATTGGAAGTATGGGTAATACAGGAGCTCAGTCCAATTTCTTAAAGAGTTTTATTTCAAAGCTGTTATATTTAACTAGTGAGAGCTATTCCGATGTATTAATGAATATATGCTTGGAAAATTCAAATATGCTTTCAGCTGATGTAAACTCAGGTGTTGACCCAAGCTATGCAGATGTAAATGACAAAATGAATGCTTCATTTTTAGGAAATGGCGTTGTAGTGCAGAAATACACTGGTTCAAGAGGAAAGTATGATGCTAGTGATGCAAATGCTGAATATATGGGAATGATAAGAAAGCTATTCAATGAAAATAAAATCATATGGCATACTGCAGAGTTAGGAAAGGTTGACCAAGGTGGAGGAGGAACAATAGCGCAGCATGTTGCAAACTTGGGAGTTGATGTTATTGACTGTGGAGTACCTATATTGTCAATGCATTCACCAATGGAGATAACAAGTAAAATTGACGTTTATATGTGCTATCTTGCAATGAAGGTCTTTTTGGAAAGCAAATAG
- a CDS encoding histidinol-phosphatase HisJ family protein, with protein MHDNHIHSNFSGDSDMEANSACQKALEMGLSGLVFTDHVDYDYPDFDESFLINLDQYFNYFKQLQSNWKDKLDIRIGIEMGFQPHVIDEINKTINNYPFDFIINSVHIIDHLDPYTGQYFIGKTQRQAYERYLQEILSSIVSYDNYDIIGHIGYVARYCKVEDKPLRYNDYAELLDQILRAVIEKGKGIELNTSGIRSDLHCSIPGLDTFKRYFELGGELITIGSDAHRTEHVGHSFKEAAEYLKEIGFKYVAHFEARNPIFEKL; from the coding sequence ATGCATGATAACCATATTCATTCAAATTTTTCCGGTGATTCCGATATGGAAGCAAATAGTGCATGCCAAAAAGCTTTGGAAATGGGCTTATCTGGCTTAGTTTTCACTGACCATGTAGATTATGATTATCCGGATTTTGATGAAAGTTTTTTAATAAATTTAGATCAATATTTTAATTATTTTAAACAGCTTCAAAGTAATTGGAAAGATAAACTTGATATTCGAATTGGCATTGAAATGGGCTTTCAACCTCATGTAATAGATGAAATTAACAAAACAATTAATAATTATCCTTTTGACTTTATTATTAACTCCGTTCATATTATTGATCACTTAGATCCATATACAGGACAGTATTTTATAGGAAAAACTCAGAGACAAGCTTATGAAAGGTATTTGCAAGAAATTTTGAGTTCCATAGTTTCATATGATAATTATGATATCATTGGCCATATTGGTTATGTTGCAAGGTATTGCAAAGTTGAAGATAAGCCCCTCAGATATAATGATTATGCTGAGCTTTTAGACCAAATATTAAGAGCAGTAATTGAAAAAGGCAAGGGCATAGAACTAAACACCTCGGGCATAAGATCAGATTTACATTGTTCAATACCAGGTTTAGATACTTTTAAAAGATACTTTGAATTAGGCGGAGAATTAATTACTATCGGCTCAGATGCTCATAGAACAGAACATGTAGGCCATAGCTTTAAAGAAGCTGCTGAATATCTGAAGGAAATAGGCTTTAAGTATGTGGCACATTTTGAAGCTAGAAATCCCATATTTGAAAAGCTGTAA